A part of Corynebacterium mustelae genomic DNA contains:
- a CDS encoding CPBP family intramembrane glutamic endopeptidase — MGLSGDHTTTETHPDAGRATLLIAVRLGLVVVVTGLLWLYQQKVLGIDGFPPGSFLATIGLLPVNIVCLWLVVSLYRRMGVTVRQAVGVRVGKIAVDIGWGLLWFMVLNLPFMVAIWLVMFAIYGTEVLSAFEVIFIDNAAVAAGNSPVAIAVGIVSLIGFVAINALTEELVFRGYGLAGLKRRLGATIAVVVSSVAFGVQHIFFASSGAAMLVYFVAFTVWGLIACMIVRRQGRLFPVLVAHALVNFLGAAPGVGIAVYQLVT, encoded by the coding sequence ATGGGACTTTCTGGAGACCACACGACTACCGAAACCCATCCTGATGCTGGTCGAGCGACTTTGCTTATAGCGGTGCGGCTGGGACTGGTTGTCGTTGTAACCGGTTTGTTGTGGCTGTACCAGCAGAAAGTGTTGGGCATTGATGGATTTCCGCCCGGCAGTTTTCTGGCCACGATCGGGCTATTGCCGGTCAACATCGTGTGTTTGTGGTTGGTTGTGTCGTTGTATCGCCGCATGGGGGTAACAGTGCGGCAAGCGGTCGGGGTGCGTGTCGGAAAGATTGCAGTCGACATCGGCTGGGGCTTGCTGTGGTTCATGGTGCTTAATCTGCCGTTTATGGTTGCGATATGGCTGGTGATGTTTGCTATCTACGGTACCGAAGTGCTTTCTGCCTTTGAGGTGATCTTTATTGATAACGCGGCGGTGGCGGCGGGAAACTCGCCGGTTGCCATAGCGGTGGGGATCGTGTCACTGATTGGTTTTGTGGCGATCAATGCCCTAACCGAAGAATTGGTTTTTCGGGGTTACGGTCTCGCCGGGCTTAAACGGCGGCTAGGGGCAACAATCGCTGTGGTGGTTTCGTCCGTTGCATTCGGGGTGCAGCATATATTTTTTGCATCGAGTGGTGCGGCGATGCTGGTGTATTTCGTTGCGTTTACGGTCTGGGGGCTTATAGCCTGCATGATTGTGCGTCGCCAGGGCAGATTATTCCCGGTACTGGTCGCCCATGCGTTGGTTAATTTTCTCGGTGCCGCCCCTGGTGTGGGGATTGCGGTGTATCAGCTCGTCACGTAA
- a CDS encoding LmeA family phospholipid-binding protein, translating into MRTFGKVLVGIVALLLILIFVAEFGLRWYLGNEMKQSFSASSETGQSQEVDVAFGSTPLLFGIAKGEIPYIKVDAPSSATVVTNPQDGLPDLQGNPETHMVMNGLKFQDTQNPTARTLEMETVMRDEVILALIQRSIASQQPQTPQLSLDNFSPNTESLQDLAQGLLQNIIKVTNVTSKKAENSIDVEFTNGAATLTLLPEVENGQVKFTVKNTALFGFDLPAGASDAITNGLSSGVGSLTDTGLTMESITVEDGGIRMKLRGENVNLNELGNQPYLNSTR; encoded by the coding sequence ATGAGAACTTTTGGAAAAGTCCTAGTTGGGATCGTCGCGTTACTGCTCATACTCATATTCGTGGCCGAATTCGGGCTGCGGTGGTACCTCGGCAACGAAATGAAACAATCCTTTTCCGCAAGTTCCGAAACCGGCCAAAGCCAAGAAGTAGACGTTGCATTCGGCTCCACCCCTCTGTTGTTCGGCATTGCCAAGGGCGAAATTCCCTATATCAAGGTGGATGCGCCATCTTCTGCCACTGTAGTCACCAATCCACAGGATGGCCTGCCGGATCTTCAAGGCAACCCCGAGACCCACATGGTGATGAATGGGTTGAAGTTCCAGGACACCCAGAACCCCACCGCGCGCACCTTAGAAATGGAAACGGTTATGCGCGATGAGGTCATTCTTGCACTCATTCAGCGTTCTATCGCTTCGCAACAACCACAAACACCGCAATTATCGTTAGATAATTTTTCCCCGAATACCGAATCCCTGCAGGATCTGGCGCAAGGGCTGCTACAAAACATCATCAAGGTCACCAATGTGACCAGTAAAAAAGCCGAAAACTCCATAGATGTAGAGTTCACCAATGGCGCCGCCACGCTCACGTTACTGCCAGAAGTTGAAAATGGCCAGGTAAAGTTCACTGTCAAAAATACCGCACTCTTTGGTTTCGACCTGCCAGCTGGCGCCTCTGATGCTATTACCAATGGGCTTAGCTCCGGTGTTGGTTCTCTGACCGACACCGGTTTAACCATGGAATCCATCACGGTAGAAGACGGCGGTATTCGCATGAAGCTGCGTGGCGAAAACGTCAATCTGAATGAACTAGGCAACCAGCCGTATCTTAATTCCACACGCTAA
- a CDS encoding IS1634 family transposase — MQIVRDVHRRTVVDYHVGSAHNEIELHALLKKARDLLYADQLELDLELPVAGDTEDSLTVESMTARVLLDVFACAWSTLGFDAIYPVDSVFARTVFARVVQPSSKSQVPMVLQRLGLPAVHRNTVSAAVKTAFDEDKYSAFSRACFDFSLARGTVAWVLYDVTTLYFEADREDDLRKVGYSKERRIDPQVVVGLLVDSRGLPLEISCFEGNKAEALTMIDVLNSFRRRHNVENIIVVADAGMISADNCNHLEALGFQFIIGARMSKAPYKMDMPINETGHAIDDGHIVESTKTMGPSTTHRTTRRMVCQYSHKRFANDKHTLAKQRQRAEEIVTGTRKQKRARFVTHTSGRCEFNTDDFEKASQLAGWKGYITNISAEDMSGEQIIATYHDLYEVERSFRMAKSDLQARPMYVRKEDSIRAHLNLVFVALAVARFLQDLTGFSRQKIINILEPLRDVTINTPHGPITIPTKITPEAQEILNKMSY, encoded by the coding sequence GTGCAGATCGTGCGGGATGTGCATCGCCGAACTGTGGTGGATTATCATGTCGGTTCTGCCCATAACGAGATTGAACTTCACGCTTTACTCAAAAAAGCGCGTGATCTGCTTTACGCTGATCAGCTTGAGTTAGATCTTGAGTTACCAGTGGCAGGTGATACCGAAGACTCGTTGACGGTGGAGTCGATGACTGCTCGCGTATTATTGGATGTTTTTGCTTGTGCGTGGTCGACGCTTGGTTTTGATGCGATCTATCCGGTGGATTCTGTTTTTGCCCGCACTGTTTTTGCACGTGTAGTCCAGCCTTCTTCGAAGTCACAAGTACCCATGGTGCTTCAACGGTTAGGGTTACCTGCTGTTCATCGCAACACGGTTTCAGCTGCAGTGAAAACAGCTTTTGATGAGGATAAGTACAGTGCGTTTTCCCGAGCATGTTTTGATTTCAGCCTGGCACGTGGCACAGTAGCGTGGGTGCTTTATGACGTTACGACGTTGTATTTTGAAGCAGATCGTGAAGACGATTTACGTAAAGTGGGGTACTCGAAAGAGCGTCGTATCGATCCACAGGTTGTTGTGGGACTGCTTGTTGATAGCCGTGGACTTCCCTTGGAAATTTCCTGCTTCGAGGGAAACAAAGCAGAAGCACTCACCATGATTGATGTACTGAATAGCTTTCGCAGGCGGCATAACGTGGAAAATATCATTGTTGTCGCCGATGCTGGCATGATTTCTGCGGACAACTGCAATCATCTAGAAGCGCTTGGGTTTCAATTCATTATCGGGGCAAGAATGTCCAAAGCTCCCTACAAGATGGATATGCCCATCAATGAGACAGGACACGCTATTGATGATGGGCATATCGTCGAATCAACGAAAACAATGGGCCCTAGCACAACTCACCGAACCACACGGCGAATGGTCTGTCAGTATTCACACAAGCGATTTGCCAACGACAAGCACACTCTTGCCAAGCAACGTCAACGTGCTGAAGAAATCGTCACAGGAACGCGGAAACAAAAACGGGCACGGTTTGTTACCCACACCAGCGGCCGTTGTGAGTTCAACACTGATGATTTTGAAAAAGCGTCACAACTAGCAGGCTGGAAAGGATACATCACCAACATCTCGGCCGAGGACATGTCAGGTGAACAAATCATTGCAACATATCATGACCTATACGAAGTGGAACGAAGTTTCCGAATGGCAAAAAGCGACCTTCAAGCCAGGCCAATGTACGTACGGAAAGAAGATTCCATCCGCGCCCACCTAAATCTCGTCTTTGTCGCCCTAGCCGTCGCACGTTTCCTACAAGATCTCACCGGATTCAGTCGACAAAAAATCATCAACATCCTCGAACCCTTACGAGACGTAACCATCAACACACCCCACGGCCCGATAACCATCCCCACAAAAATCACACCAGAAGCCCAAGAAATCCTCAACAAAATGTCGTACTAA
- a CDS encoding fumarate reductase/succinate dehydrogenase flavoprotein subunit — MSTHAETVTRPEFNHPASIVPGVKPGTVLDAHEPKGVPVREMWQYHKDHMELVSPLNRRKFRVLVVGTGLSGGAAAAALGELGYDVKAFTYHDAPRRAHSIAAQGGVNSARGKKVDNDGAYRHAKDTVKGGDFRCRESDCWRLAIESARVIDHMNAIGAPFAREYGGALATRSFGGVQVSRTYYTRGQTGQQLQLSTASSLQRQIHLGSVEIFTHNDMVDLIITEKDGKKRCEGVVMRNLITGELTAHTGHAVILATGGYGNVYHMSTLAKNSNAGAIMRAYEAGAYFASPSFIQFHPTGLPVNSEWQSKTILMSESLRNDGRVWSPIKPNDDRDPNTIPEEERDYFLERRYPAFGNLVPRDVASRAISQQINAGLGVGPLHNAAYLDFRDAIERLGQDTIRERYSNLFQMYEEAIGEDPYSAPMRIAPTCHFTMGGLWTDFNEMTSIPGLFAAGECSWTYHGANRLGANSLLSASVDGWFTLPFTIPNFLAGYLGQERLPENAPEVQVALDRAQARIDRLMNIKGDNPHGPEYYHRQLGEILYFSCGVARNIEDLKAGIEKIRALRRDFWANMRITGSQDEMNQVLEYAARVADYIDLGELMCVDALDRDESCGAHFRDDHLSPEGEAERDDENWCFVSAWEPGASEGEFIRHAEPLVFEAIPLMTRNYK, encoded by the coding sequence ATGAGCACTCACGCTGAAACCGTAACTCGCCCTGAGTTCAACCACCCAGCTTCCATCGTCCCTGGCGTCAAACCAGGAACCGTGCTGGACGCACACGAGCCAAAGGGCGTTCCTGTCCGCGAAATGTGGCAGTACCATAAAGACCACATGGAGCTGGTCTCCCCACTTAACCGTCGTAAGTTCCGTGTCCTCGTTGTCGGAACCGGCCTTTCCGGTGGTGCAGCTGCAGCGGCACTCGGCGAACTAGGCTACGACGTCAAAGCATTCACTTACCACGATGCTCCTCGCCGTGCACACTCCATCGCAGCACAGGGTGGCGTTAACTCCGCCCGTGGCAAGAAAGTGGACAACGACGGCGCATACCGTCACGCGAAGGACACCGTAAAAGGCGGTGACTTCCGGTGCCGCGAGTCTGACTGTTGGCGCTTGGCTATCGAATCCGCTCGCGTAATTGACCATATGAATGCCATCGGTGCCCCATTCGCCCGTGAATACGGTGGCGCACTGGCAACCCGTTCCTTCGGTGGTGTGCAGGTATCCCGTACCTACTACACCCGTGGTCAGACTGGTCAGCAGCTGCAGCTTTCTACTGCATCCTCGTTGCAGCGTCAGATTCACCTCGGCTCCGTAGAGATCTTCACCCACAACGACATGGTGGATCTCATCATCACCGAAAAAGACGGCAAGAAGCGCTGTGAAGGTGTGGTTATGCGTAACCTCATCACCGGTGAGCTCACCGCTCACACCGGCCACGCAGTCATCTTGGCAACCGGTGGTTACGGCAACGTTTACCACATGTCGACTCTGGCAAAGAACTCCAATGCTGGCGCAATCATGCGCGCATACGAGGCAGGCGCATACTTCGCATCGCCTTCCTTCATTCAGTTCCACCCAACCGGCCTGCCAGTGAACTCCGAATGGCAATCCAAGACCATTCTGATGTCTGAGTCCCTGCGTAACGACGGCCGCGTGTGGTCGCCAATCAAGCCCAACGACGACCGCGACCCGAATACCATTCCGGAAGAAGAGCGCGACTACTTCTTGGAGCGCCGCTACCCGGCATTCGGTAACCTGGTTCCTCGTGACGTGGCGTCCCGCGCTATCTCCCAGCAGATCAACGCTGGTCTGGGTGTTGGCCCGCTGCACAACGCCGCATACTTGGACTTCCGCGACGCTATCGAGCGCCTCGGCCAGGACACCATCCGAGAGCGTTATTCCAACCTCTTCCAAATGTATGAAGAAGCAATTGGTGAAGACCCGTACTCCGCACCGATGCGTATTGCTCCTACCTGCCACTTCACCATGGGCGGGTTGTGGACCGACTTCAACGAAATGACATCCATTCCAGGGCTGTTCGCAGCTGGCGAGTGTTCCTGGACCTACCACGGTGCAAACCGGTTGGGTGCTAACTCGCTGCTGTCGGCATCGGTAGATGGTTGGTTCACCCTACCGTTTACCATCCCGAACTTCTTGGCAGGTTACTTGGGTCAAGAACGACTGCCTGAGAATGCACCTGAAGTACAGGTTGCACTTGACCGGGCGCAAGCTCGCATCGATCGCCTGATGAATATCAAGGGCGATAACCCACACGGTCCGGAGTATTATCACCGGCAGTTGGGTGAAATCCTTTACTTCTCCTGTGGCGTTGCCCGCAATATTGAAGATCTCAAGGCCGGTATCGAAAAGATCCGTGCTCTGCGTAGGGATTTCTGGGCAAATATGCGCATCACCGGTAGCCAGGATGAAATGAACCAGGTGCTGGAATACGCAGCTCGTGTCGCCGACTACATTGACCTCGGCGAGCTGATGTGCGTGGATGCATTGGACCGCGACGAGTCTTGCGGTGCTCACTTCCGTGACGATCACCTTTCCCCTGAGGGTGAGGCTGAGCGTGACGACGAAAACTGGTGCTTCGTTTCCGCATGGGAACCAGGTGCAAGCGAAGGCGAATTCATCCGCCACGCAGAACCTCTCGTGTTTGAAGCGATCCCTCTGATGACAAGGAATTACAAGTAA
- a CDS encoding DUF445 domain-containing protein: MTTIDRLAVPGPSPEVEARRRKELRQYKAFATGLLVFAAVVFLGCRWYETQVDPSATWVGFVRAAAEAGMIGGLADWFAVTALFRYPLGLKIPHTAIIRRKKDQVGEALSGFVGDNFLNAELITEKVSKAQVPERIAQWLVQPENAETVSREVGKFTANAVNALDPKDAEAVIRSSLIDKLAQPEWGPPLGRTLGKLVDGGQVEPLVDQFLGWVHKKALDSEDIIVRILDERAPSWAPKFVNELVGDRVYRELITWTAAVNADKNHEARAAIRRFINQFVEDLQNDPAMIARVEEIKADVMNSEPVKDAAGMLWQLARDNVVTAAVDPDSALRRKIVELAVTWGTKLQEDPQLRQSLDRRITGAAAFLADNYAAEVTGIISETIERWDADEASDKIELMVGKDLQYIRLNGTIVGALAGLAIYSVSYLLFG, from the coding sequence ATGACTACAATTGACCGTCTCGCTGTTCCTGGACCGTCGCCTGAGGTAGAGGCGAGGCGTCGAAAAGAGCTGCGGCAGTATAAAGCATTCGCTACTGGGCTGTTGGTGTTCGCTGCCGTGGTCTTCTTGGGCTGTCGGTGGTACGAAACTCAGGTGGATCCGAGTGCCACCTGGGTGGGCTTTGTCCGGGCGGCTGCTGAGGCGGGCATGATTGGTGGTTTGGCGGACTGGTTTGCTGTCACCGCGTTGTTCCGCTACCCGTTGGGGCTTAAAATTCCGCACACGGCGATTATTCGCAGGAAGAAAGACCAGGTAGGTGAGGCTTTAAGCGGGTTTGTGGGCGATAACTTCCTTAATGCGGAACTGATTACCGAGAAGGTGTCCAAAGCTCAGGTTCCGGAGCGGATCGCCCAGTGGTTGGTGCAACCGGAGAACGCGGAAACTGTGTCACGGGAGGTGGGCAAATTTACCGCCAATGCGGTTAATGCATTAGATCCTAAGGACGCAGAGGCGGTTATTCGGTCGTCGTTGATTGATAAGTTGGCGCAACCCGAGTGGGGGCCACCGTTGGGTCGGACGCTGGGAAAGCTTGTCGACGGCGGCCAGGTGGAACCGTTGGTCGATCAATTCCTCGGCTGGGTGCATAAGAAGGCACTGGATTCTGAGGATATTATCGTGCGAATTTTGGATGAGCGGGCACCGTCCTGGGCGCCGAAATTTGTAAATGAACTGGTTGGCGATCGGGTGTATCGGGAATTGATTACCTGGACGGCTGCGGTTAATGCGGATAAAAACCATGAGGCGCGGGCGGCGATCCGGAGATTCATTAATCAATTTGTCGAGGATTTACAGAATGATCCGGCGATGATTGCTCGGGTAGAAGAGATTAAAGCAGACGTCATGAATTCCGAGCCGGTTAAAGACGCTGCTGGGATGTTGTGGCAATTGGCCCGCGACAATGTAGTGACCGCCGCGGTGGATCCAGATTCAGCATTGCGCCGCAAGATTGTGGAGTTGGCTGTAACGTGGGGCACCAAACTTCAGGAAGATCCACAATTGCGGCAGTCTTTGGATCGTCGGATTACTGGTGCGGCTGCATTTTTGGCGGATAATTATGCAGCTGAGGTTACCGGTATTATTTCCGAGACGATTGAGCGTTGGGACGCAGATGAGGCTAGTGACAAGATTGAATTGATGGTGGGTAAGGATCTGCAGTACATACGGCTTAACGGTACGATCGTTGGCGCGCTGGCTGGTTTGGCTATTTATAGCGTTTCTTATCTACTATTCGGATAA
- a CDS encoding succinate dehydrogenase/fumarate reductase iron-sulfur subunit produces the protein MKLHLEIWRQAGPYQEGHFETVIVEDAVAQMSILELLDHVNTGMVERGEEPFAFASDCREGICGTCGLLVNGRPHGLEQNQPACQQRLLNVADGSTLKIEPFRSAAFPVIKDMVVDRSALDRVMQQGGYVSVNAGTAPDADTLHMNHQTAELALDHAACIGCGACVAACPNGAAHLFTGAKLVHLSLMPMGKEERGRRARKMVDELETNFGHCSLYGECADVCPAGIPLTAVAAINKERARAFFTAKDA, from the coding sequence ATGAAACTGCATCTTGAAATCTGGCGTCAGGCCGGGCCTTATCAGGAGGGCCACTTCGAGACCGTCATTGTCGAAGACGCCGTAGCGCAAATGTCCATCCTCGAACTGTTGGACCACGTCAACACCGGTATGGTCGAACGCGGTGAAGAACCATTCGCATTCGCTTCCGACTGCCGCGAAGGTATCTGCGGTACCTGTGGTCTGTTGGTCAACGGTCGACCACACGGTCTGGAGCAAAACCAGCCTGCATGTCAGCAGCGTCTGCTTAACGTGGCCGATGGTTCTACCTTAAAGATTGAGCCATTCCGCTCCGCAGCATTCCCAGTGATCAAGGACATGGTTGTTGACCGTTCCGCCCTGGACCGGGTCATGCAACAAGGCGGTTATGTCAGTGTCAACGCAGGTACTGCACCTGATGCTGATACCCTCCACATGAACCACCAGACCGCTGAGCTTGCGCTTGACCACGCTGCCTGCATCGGCTGTGGTGCCTGTGTGGCTGCGTGCCCGAATGGTGCGGCTCACCTGTTCACTGGTGCTAAGCTGGTTCACCTTTCGCTCATGCCAATGGGTAAGGAAGAACGCGGCCGTCGTGCCCGCAAGATGGTGGACGAGTTGGAAACCAACTTCGGTCACTGCTCCTTGTACGGCGAATGTGCAGACGTATGCCCAGCAGGCATTCCGCTCACTGCGGTTGCGGCCATTAACAAGGAACGCGCTCGCGCATTCTTCACCGCTAAGGATGCTTAA
- a CDS encoding class I SAM-dependent methyltransferase, translating into MAYHGHNKRADFSRNSTKPIGVITRGTTGTNRLRRSDRWVFYNPTLHQLLRTTPKPLAVDVGYGASHTTTCEWARWLRKINPHTSVIGLEIHPDRVLPPRDGVRFELGGFELAGYSPQLVRAFNVLRQYDVAQVEAAWQMVCNRLAPGGYFIEGTCDEIGKRATWVLLDASGPLSLTLAWNPWELSRPSEIAERLPKILIHRNTAGERIHDLLTLIDDCWDKASGFESFGPRIRWHETRKLIADHIPLTRSRLVQDNILTIPWSIIAP; encoded by the coding sequence ATGGCGTATCACGGGCACAATAAGCGCGCAGATTTCAGCCGTAACTCCACCAAACCCATCGGTGTTATCACGCGTGGCACCACCGGAACTAACCGGCTGCGGCGCAGCGACCGATGGGTTTTTTATAATCCCACACTCCATCAGCTGTTGCGCACCACCCCGAAACCACTCGCCGTTGACGTCGGTTATGGGGCAAGCCACACCACTACCTGTGAGTGGGCGCGGTGGCTTAGAAAAATAAACCCACATACCTCTGTTATTGGGTTGGAGATCCACCCGGATCGGGTACTGCCACCCCGCGACGGAGTACGGTTCGAACTAGGCGGCTTTGAATTAGCTGGCTACAGCCCACAGCTAGTGCGGGCATTTAATGTTTTGCGCCAATACGACGTGGCACAGGTAGAAGCCGCGTGGCAGATGGTCTGCAACCGACTAGCACCCGGTGGGTATTTCATTGAGGGCACCTGCGATGAAATCGGCAAACGTGCAACCTGGGTGCTATTAGATGCCTCTGGCCCACTTTCATTGACCTTAGCTTGGAATCCGTGGGAGCTGTCCCGCCCGTCGGAAATAGCAGAACGCTTGCCTAAAATCCTCATTCATCGTAATACCGCAGGCGAAAGAATCCACGACTTACTTACGCTTATCGACGACTGTTGGGACAAAGCCAGCGGTTTCGAAAGCTTCGGTCCACGTATCCGGTGGCATGAGACTCGCAAGCTCATAGCTGATCACATTCCGCTAACCCGCAGCCGATTGGTTCAAGACAATATACTGACCATTCCGTGGTCAATAATTGCACCGTAA
- a CDS encoding DUF2516 family protein, whose product MLGEINFVLNLAISGVFLAVAVAALIGAFLVISTRDDAFPAADRQSKWVWAGLLAGSSIAIFTMLPFLSWIGMVITGLYWFDVRPQIKSILGGNYEW is encoded by the coding sequence GTGTTGGGCGAGATTAATTTTGTTCTTAACTTGGCTATAAGCGGAGTGTTTCTAGCCGTCGCGGTTGCTGCATTGATCGGAGCGTTTCTGGTGATCAGTACCCGAGACGATGCCTTTCCGGCGGCGGATCGACAAAGTAAATGGGTGTGGGCCGGATTGTTAGCGGGATCGTCCATCGCCATTTTCACCATGCTGCCGTTTCTATCTTGGATCGGCATGGTTATTACCGGTTTGTATTGGTTTGATGTGCGGCCACAGATCAAAAGCATCCTCGGCGGAAATTACGAGTGGTAA
- a CDS encoding beta/alpha barrel domain-containing protein, whose amino-acid sequence MKIYRTFLSDGVAVVDLAEENICVLPNRVEIANGDIATFAGFPTGQHHVLVKAAEARLAVEQGARLVIAVPASLGEHELLTEVVTLRQAVAHPATLAVALDTCTLDDDAIAAAAKVICTGGADAVCSGVYESRAAAHIALDGILPIIAIGPTPDHAVGADIWLATS is encoded by the coding sequence ATGAAGATTTATCGCACATTTTTAAGCGATGGCGTTGCTGTCGTGGATCTCGCTGAGGAGAATATTTGTGTTCTTCCTAACCGGGTGGAAATTGCTAACGGTGATATTGCCACTTTCGCCGGGTTTCCTACCGGTCAGCACCATGTATTGGTTAAGGCTGCGGAGGCCCGGTTAGCGGTTGAGCAGGGGGCGCGTCTGGTGATAGCGGTGCCAGCGAGCCTTGGCGAGCATGAGCTGTTGACTGAAGTGGTCACGTTGCGGCAAGCTGTGGCTCATCCCGCAACGTTGGCGGTGGCGTTAGATACCTGCACGCTTGACGACGACGCCATCGCCGCTGCGGCTAAGGTTATCTGTACTGGTGGCGCTGACGCTGTATGCTCTGGGGTTTATGAGTCTCGGGCGGCAGCTCATATAGCTCTTGATGGTATTTTGCCGATTATAGCGATCGGCCCCACACCAGACCATGCGGTGGGGGCCGATATTTGGCTAGCTACCAGCTAA
- a CDS encoding DUF2505 domain-containing protein — MSTRSENTVTINHPAEKVHAALTNPDYWAHIAATLSPEPGEVHEFTTADGGAIATLYEVLPMEIVPEAVRVMISQALKVKRVVTVGALADDTATLSYTADVKGTPVDFKGDIALSGTGDVTTLSYTNDVSVNIPMMGSAIEPKVAEALADLFTNEGALTEAWISANL, encoded by the coding sequence ATGAGTACACGTAGTGAGAACACCGTAACAATCAATCATCCTGCGGAAAAAGTTCACGCAGCCTTGACCAATCCAGATTATTGGGCACATATTGCGGCAACTCTTTCCCCGGAACCGGGCGAAGTTCATGAGTTCACCACCGCAGACGGTGGTGCTATAGCAACCCTATATGAGGTGCTGCCGATGGAGATCGTTCCTGAGGCCGTCCGCGTTATGATCTCCCAGGCGCTCAAGGTCAAACGTGTCGTCACTGTGGGGGCGTTGGCCGACGACACCGCTACGCTCTCCTACACCGCTGATGTCAAAGGCACCCCAGTTGATTTCAAGGGCGACATTGCACTCAGCGGCACGGGCGACGTGACAACCTTGTCCTACACCAACGATGTTTCCGTCAATATCCCAATGATGGGTTCCGCCATCGAGCCTAAGGTGGCTGAAGCCTTGGCGGATTTGTTCACCAACGAAGGCGCACTGACCGAAGCCTGGATCAGCGCTAACCTCTAG
- a CDS encoding UDP-N-acetylmuramate dehydrogenase, translating to MPINELLATIEAFDHVVIDNTPFHQLTTLHIGGTPRATIRCSSTTAVCDVVQLLDANDIPLLIVGGGSNLVVADGDVPVVAVVLECTDCRIDAKSGAVEAEAGASWDDIVAASVAAGLGGIECLSGIPGSAGATPVQNVGAYGAEISDVLTEVELFDRTTRQRSWVPASSLDLAYRYSNLKFTSRAVVLSIRLALRTDGLSAPLRFGELARKLAVAQEESDARRPVADVRAAVLQLRRAKGMVYDESDHDTWSAGSFFTNPIVPEDIAEQVREVVEKRYGAETAAAMPCFNAGSGKKKLSAAWLIDRAGYHKGYPGHGPARLSTKHTLALTNRGTATTEDLVNLARDIRSGVYAAFSVTLEPEPVWVGVSIDGD from the coding sequence ATGCCCATTAATGAATTGTTAGCCACCATCGAAGCATTTGACCACGTTGTTATCGACAACACCCCATTTCATCAGCTAACGACACTGCATATCGGTGGGACCCCTCGGGCCACCATTCGGTGTAGCAGTACAACCGCAGTCTGTGATGTGGTGCAACTGTTAGACGCCAATGACATTCCATTGCTGATCGTTGGAGGCGGCTCAAACCTGGTGGTTGCTGACGGCGACGTGCCGGTAGTGGCAGTGGTTTTAGAATGCACCGACTGTCGCATTGATGCGAAATCCGGTGCCGTGGAAGCGGAAGCTGGGGCCTCATGGGACGATATTGTTGCCGCCAGTGTTGCTGCTGGCCTAGGGGGAATCGAATGCTTATCAGGGATTCCAGGATCGGCTGGTGCAACTCCAGTGCAAAACGTTGGCGCCTACGGTGCGGAAATCTCGGACGTTCTTACCGAGGTAGAACTATTTGACCGCACCACCCGTCAACGTTCCTGGGTGCCAGCCAGCTCATTGGACTTGGCCTACCGATACTCCAATCTGAAATTCACCTCGCGGGCCGTAGTCCTTTCCATTCGGCTTGCACTACGCACCGATGGGCTTTCCGCCCCGTTGCGGTTCGGGGAATTGGCTCGAAAATTAGCAGTGGCACAGGAGGAATCGGATGCGCGTCGACCAGTCGCGGATGTCCGAGCTGCGGTATTACAACTGCGCCGGGCGAAAGGAATGGTGTATGACGAATCCGATCACGACACCTGGTCAGCCGGGTCATTTTTTACCAATCCGATCGTGCCCGAGGACATTGCTGAACAGGTGCGGGAGGTCGTCGAAAAGCGATACGGCGCTGAGACGGCAGCGGCCATGCCATGCTTTAATGCCGGTAGTGGGAAAAAGAAACTTTCCGCTGCGTGGCTCATCGATCGGGCAGGATACCACAAAGGGTATCCCGGACACGGGCCTGCTCGCTTGTCGACGAAGCACACGTTGGCCTTAACCAACCGTGGAACCGCCACAACCGAGGATTTGGTGAACCTCGCCCGCGACATCCGATCCGGTGTTTACGCCGCATTCTCTGTCACCTTAGAACCAGAACCAGTATGGGTGGGTGTCTCCATCGACGGTGACTAA